The following proteins come from a genomic window of unidentified bacterial endosymbiont:
- the hflC gene encoding protease modulator HflC: MNKRWLSTLLLGSLLISSSLVIVREGQRGIVFRFEEAKRDGQQQIRVLQPGLQFKLPVIERIKILDARIQMMESHEDRFITAEKKDLMVDSYVKWRINDFGKYFAATKNGDLRKAQRLIKNKVSDRLRSEMGNRTIKDIVSGSRGELMEEVRNSLNSGKNSTMEAGIEVVDVRIKQINLPVEVSNSIYQRMRAERKAVASEHRSQGKEQSAMILAEVNRRMTVMLAEAERRAQTLRGEGDATVAQLFTEAFGQQLEFYRLVRRLKGYEESFSSQDLWVLRPGDIDYLRYLAAPTEARLKQ; this comes from the coding sequence ATGAATAAACGCTGGCTAAGTACCCTATTACTCGGGAGTCTGCTGATCAGCTCCTCGCTGGTGATTGTGCGAGAGGGGCAGCGGGGAATCGTGTTTCGTTTTGAGGAAGCGAAGCGCGATGGACAACAGCAAATACGCGTTCTGCAACCTGGATTACAGTTTAAGTTACCGGTTATTGAAAGGATCAAAATATTGGACGCGCGGATCCAAATGATGGAGAGTCACGAGGATCGTTTTATTACTGCTGAGAAAAAAGATCTGATGGTAGATTCCTATGTCAAGTGGCGTATTAATGACTTTGGCAAATATTTCGCAGCCACGAAGAATGGCGATCTACGAAAAGCGCAGCGGCTGATTAAAAATAAGGTGAGCGATCGTCTGCGCTCAGAGATGGGTAATCGCACCATTAAAGATATTGTCTCTGGTTCGCGTGGCGAGTTGATGGAAGAGGTGCGCAACTCTCTGAATAGCGGGAAAAATAGCACGATGGAGGCGGGGATTGAGGTGGTTGATGTGCGGATCAAGCAGATTAATTTACCGGTTGAAGTCTCGAATTCTATCTATCAGCGGATGCGGGCTGAACGCAAAGCGGTGGCCAGCGAGCATCGCTCTCAGGGCAAGGAGCAGTCTGCTATGATTCTGGCTGAAGTGAATCGACGGATGACCGTAATGTTAGCTGAAGCGGAGCGCAGAGCGCAGACTTTGCGGGGGGAAGGGGATGCTACGGTGGCTCAACTGTTTACGGAGGCCTTTGGCCAACAGCTGGAGTTCTATCGACTAGTGCGGCGTTTAAAGGGGTATGAGGAGAGCTTTAGTTCGCAGGATCTCTGGGTATTACGCCCCGGCGATATCGATTATTTGCGCTATCTAGCAGCCCCTACAGAGGCGCGCTTAAAGCAGTAA